A window from Triticum aestivum cultivar Chinese Spring chromosome 6D, IWGSC CS RefSeq v2.1, whole genome shotgun sequence encodes these proteins:
- the LOC543070 gene encoding temperature-induced lipocalin-1, translating to MAAKKSGSEMGVVLGLDVARYMGRWYEIASFPNFFQPRDGRDTRATYELMEDGATVHVLNETWSKGKRDFIEGTAYKADPASEEAKLKVKFYVPPFLPIIPVVGDYWVLYVDDDYQYALVGEPRRKSLWILCRKTHIEEEVYNQLLEKAKEEGYDVAKLHKTPQSDPPPESDAAPTDSKGTWWFKSLFGK from the exons ATGGCGGCCAAGAAGAGCGGGAGCGAGATGGGCGTGGTGCTGGGGCTGGACGTTGCGCGGTACATGGGGCGGTGGTACGAGATCGCGTCCTTCCCCAACTTCTTCCAGCCGCGCGACGGGCGCGACACGCGGGCGACCTACGAGCTCATGGAGGACGGCGCCACGGTGCACGTGCTCAACGAGACGTGGAGCAAAGGGAAGCGCGACTTCATCGAGGGCACCGCCTACAAGGCCGACCCGGCCAGCGAGGAGGCCAAGCTCAAGGTCAAGTTCTACGTCCCGCCCTTCCTCCCCATCATCCCCGTCGTCGGCGACTACTGGGTCCTCTATGTCGACGACGACTACCAGTATGCCCTCGTCGGCGAGCCCCGCCGGAAAAGCCTATGG ATCCTGTGCAGGAAGACGCACATCGAGGAGGAGGTGTACAACCAGCTGCTGGAGAAGGCCAAGGAGGAAGGCTACGACGTGGCCAAGCTGCACAAGACGCCGCAGAGCGACCCGCCGCCGGAGAGCGATGCCGCGCCCACCGACAGCAAAGGGACCTGGTGGTTCAAGTCGCTCTTTGGTAAATGA